Proteins encoded within one genomic window of Gloeobacter kilaueensis JS1:
- the ald gene encoding alanine dehydrogenase yields the protein MHIGVPKEIKDQEFRIGLTPAAVRALTDHGHRVAIETQAGIGSGFSDQDYIEAGAQIAPDAAAVYEQPMVVKVKEPLLAEYPLLRKDQILFTYLHLAASRELTEALLQSGTTCIAYETVALADGRLPLLTPMSAIAGRLAVQFGARFLEKQQGGRGVLLGGVPGVASGHVVILGGGIVGTEAARIAVGMGARVTILDVSLDRLAYLEDLFGSRVELLFSTRQTIEQVVPGADLLIGAVLVTGRRAPKLVSREVVRRMRSGSVIVDVAVDQGGCVETLRPTSHSAPVYIDEGVLHYGVPNMPGAVPWTATQALTNATLPYVVKLAELGFPAATDHDPALALGINIAHGRLVHPAVQQVFPDLIHA from the coding sequence ATGCACATTGGTGTTCCAAAAGAGATCAAAGATCAAGAATTTCGCATCGGCCTCACGCCAGCAGCGGTGCGCGCCCTTACAGATCATGGCCACAGGGTTGCCATCGAGACGCAGGCGGGGATCGGTTCTGGCTTTAGCGATCAAGACTACATCGAAGCGGGAGCCCAGATTGCCCCCGACGCTGCCGCCGTTTACGAGCAGCCGATGGTCGTCAAGGTCAAAGAGCCCCTGCTAGCCGAGTACCCTCTGCTGCGCAAGGACCAGATTCTTTTTACCTACCTGCACCTGGCAGCCAGCCGCGAATTGACCGAAGCGCTGCTTCAGTCAGGCACCACCTGCATCGCCTACGAGACGGTGGCTCTGGCCGACGGACGGCTGCCCTTGCTTACGCCGATGAGTGCCATCGCTGGCCGTCTGGCCGTTCAGTTCGGTGCGCGCTTTCTCGAAAAGCAGCAGGGAGGCCGGGGCGTGCTCCTGGGTGGCGTGCCGGGGGTGGCCTCTGGTCACGTCGTTATCTTAGGCGGCGGCATCGTCGGCACCGAGGCGGCCCGCATCGCCGTCGGGATGGGAGCACGGGTAACGATCCTCGATGTCAGCCTCGATCGGCTGGCCTACCTTGAGGATCTCTTCGGCTCGCGCGTCGAATTGCTCTTCAGCACCCGCCAGACGATCGAGCAGGTCGTGCCGGGGGCAGACCTGCTCATCGGGGCAGTGCTCGTCACCGGGCGGCGCGCCCCCAAGCTGGTGAGCCGCGAGGTGGTGCGTCGGATGCGCAGTGGCTCTGTGATCGTCGATGTCGCCGTCGATCAAGGCGGCTGCGTGGAGACGCTGCGGCCTACTTCCCACTCCGCGCCGGTCTATATCGACGAGGGTGTCCTGCACTACGGCGTGCCGAATATGCCGGGGGCGGTGCCCTGGACAGCCACCCAGGCGCTCACCAACGCCACGCTGCCCTACGTTGTCAAGCTGGCAGAACTCGGCTTTCCAGCCGCCACCGACCACGATCCGGCCCTGGCGCTGGGCATCAATATTGCCCATGGCCGGCTGGTACATCCGGCTGTCCAGCAGGTCTTCCCCGACCTCATTCATGCCTGA
- a CDS encoding LON peptidase substrate-binding domain-containing protein, which yields MSLSFSLAVQELPLFPLPDVVLFPGRPLPLHIFEPRYRMMMNTVLDTDCRFGVLLWDGEARQPARVGCCAEITQVDRLPDHRMNVMTVGVKRFRVLEYTRQKPYRVGLVQWLEDEPLESDLSALSFEAKKLLADVVRLSSKLMEKPIPLPTLPEDPLELSYWIGGSFYGAAEEQQALLELQNTSQRLQREIDILQTTLKHLAARTVLKDTLS from the coding sequence ATGAGTCTTTCATTCTCACTCGCCGTCCAGGAGCTGCCGCTATTTCCTTTGCCAGATGTTGTGCTGTTTCCAGGACGCCCCCTGCCGCTGCATATCTTCGAGCCGCGCTACCGGATGATGATGAACACGGTGCTCGACACCGATTGCCGCTTCGGGGTGCTCTTGTGGGATGGAGAGGCCAGGCAGCCGGCGCGGGTGGGTTGCTGTGCTGAGATCACCCAGGTCGATCGCCTGCCGGATCACCGCATGAACGTGATGACCGTGGGTGTCAAGCGTTTCAGAGTGCTCGAATATACCCGCCAGAAGCCCTATCGGGTCGGACTTGTACAGTGGTTAGAAGATGAGCCCCTGGAGTCGGATCTCTCGGCGCTGAGTTTCGAGGCAAAGAAACTTCTCGCCGATGTGGTGCGCCTGTCCAGTAAGCTGATGGAGAAGCCCATCCCGCTGCCGACACTGCCGGAGGATCCTCTGGAACTTTCCTACTGGATCGGGGGAAGTTTCTACGGTGCCGCAGAAGAGCAACAGGCTCTATTGGAACTGCAGAACACTTCCCAGCGCCTCCAGCGCGAGATCGACATTCTGCAGACGACCCTCAAGCATCTGGCAGCCCGGACGGTTCTCAAAGATACCTTGAGTTAA
- a CDS encoding PipX family protein has protein sequence MNGEQYLNHPMFGLLYLICPAGEGAALYSTLYTQQMFFLVVTGAAPSFEPVGREQARRVVENRIKLLRTLKGGYDELERLSQFQQRHF, from the coding sequence ATGAACGGCGAACAGTACCTCAATCATCCGATGTTCGGATTACTCTATCTCATCTGCCCGGCAGGGGAGGGAGCGGCGCTGTATTCGACGCTCTACACCCAGCAGATGTTTTTTCTGGTCGTCACGGGCGCAGCCCCTTCCTTTGAACCTGTGGGCCGCGAGCAGGCCCGCCGGGTGGTCGAGAACCGGATCAAACTCTTGCGCACCCTCAAAGGCGGCTACGACGAACTTGAGCGTCTCAGCCAGTTTCAGCAGCGCCACTTTTAG
- a CDS encoding Nramp family divalent metal transporter, whose translation MGRWQLPKIPTAPFCPSEIEGTVSVPEGANTWQRFLAFLGPGYLVAVGYMDPGNWATDIAAGSQFGYGLLSVILISNFIAVLLQTLSVRLGLATGLDLAQMCRAQFPARLNFVLWVFAEIAIVATDLAELLGSALALKLLFGLPLAWGVCLTALDIVVVLALQSRGFRWLEAMIIGLIATIGLCFIAEIVLAKPDWGAVAAGYLPQLSIVENPGKLYLAIGILGATVMPHNLYLHSAIVQTRAWDKDKREAVRFATVDSTIALFAALLVNSAILIVAAASFHFRGYQQVAEIQDAYRLLAPLLGTGAASFLFGLALLASGQSSTFTGTLAGQIVMEGFLDLRIPCWLRRLLTRALAIIPGLCGILIFGEGSIGKMLVLSQVILSLQLPFAVFPLLLFTANPALMGRFTSPAWIQAFAWMAGFAIAGLNAWLLIQILFVSNPAV comes from the coding sequence ATGGGCCGCTGGCAACTGCCTAAAATTCCAACTGCGCCTTTTTGTCCCTCCGAGATCGAGGGGACGGTTTCTGTGCCGGAAGGGGCGAATACCTGGCAGCGCTTTTTGGCCTTTCTGGGGCCGGGCTATCTGGTGGCGGTGGGCTACATGGACCCCGGCAACTGGGCCACCGACATTGCCGCCGGATCGCAGTTCGGCTATGGGCTATTGTCGGTAATCTTGATTTCAAACTTTATTGCGGTGCTGCTCCAGACCCTCAGCGTCCGCCTGGGACTGGCCACCGGCCTCGATCTGGCCCAGATGTGCCGGGCCCAGTTTCCGGCCCGCCTCAACTTTGTGCTCTGGGTCTTCGCTGAGATCGCGATTGTCGCTACGGACCTGGCGGAGTTGCTGGGAAGCGCCCTTGCGCTCAAATTGCTCTTTGGCCTGCCGCTTGCCTGGGGAGTCTGCCTTACTGCCCTCGATATCGTCGTCGTTCTCGCTCTGCAGAGCCGGGGATTTCGCTGGCTGGAGGCGATGATTATCGGCCTCATCGCCACGATTGGCCTGTGCTTTATTGCTGAGATCGTCCTTGCAAAGCCGGACTGGGGAGCGGTGGCGGCGGGTTATCTTCCCCAACTCAGCATCGTCGAAAATCCCGGCAAGCTCTACCTCGCCATCGGTATCCTGGGGGCGACGGTGATGCCCCACAACCTCTACCTGCACTCCGCCATCGTCCAGACCCGTGCCTGGGACAAGGACAAGCGCGAGGCGGTGCGCTTTGCGACGGTCGATTCTACCATCGCCCTCTTCGCTGCCCTGCTCGTCAACTCGGCGATCTTGATCGTGGCGGCGGCCAGCTTTCACTTTCGGGGCTACCAGCAGGTGGCCGAAATTCAAGATGCCTATCGCCTCCTGGCACCGCTACTGGGCACCGGGGCAGCGAGCTTTTTGTTTGGCCTTGCCCTGCTCGCCTCTGGCCAGAGTTCGACTTTTACCGGTACCCTCGCAGGCCAGATCGTCATGGAAGGATTTCTCGATCTGCGCATTCCCTGCTGGCTGCGGCGGCTGTTGACCCGTGCCCTCGCGATCATTCCCGGCCTGTGCGGCATCTTGATCTTTGGCGAGGGCAGCATCGGCAAGATGCTCGTGCTCAGCCAGGTGATCTTGAGCCTGCAGTTGCCCTTCGCTGTCTTTCCGCTGTTGCTTTTTACGGCGAACCCGGCTTTGATGGGCCGCTTCACCAGCCCCGCCTGGATACAGGCGTTCGCCTGGATGGCCGGATTCGCCATCGCCGGGCTGAACGCCTGGCTTTTGATCCAGATTCTGTTTGTCTCGAATCCGGCTGTCTAG
- a CDS encoding NAD(+) kinase, with protein MSFFDQVVIAYRGDDARSKAQAEQCEALLRRAGCQVYTGPAGPRCNPYPDFLDATDGQIDLAIVLGGDGSALAAARHLSTVDVPILAVNVGGHLGFLTQPPEVLTPPFWERLLAGDYEIEKRMMLQSQLTGAAPLPEWQPFFCLNEFCLKIAGESRLTSIILELAINGEVVDQVHGDGLLISTPTGTTSYTVAANGPIVAPSLEAITITAICPLSLSSRPVVLPATGIIEVAPLYDPDLNIKLWSDGTLAAAIHPCQTVRIEAARHPARLVILEERHSYFRTLREKLKWAGTRIQAERDPGCRIAQSSYNQNHQLDSEPPRSGSF; from the coding sequence ATGTCTTTTTTTGATCAGGTGGTGATCGCTTACCGGGGCGACGATGCGCGCAGCAAAGCCCAGGCTGAGCAGTGCGAGGCGCTACTCAGGCGGGCGGGCTGTCAGGTGTACACCGGGCCTGCCGGTCCGCGCTGCAACCCTTATCCTGATTTTCTCGACGCCACCGATGGCCAGATCGATCTGGCCATCGTGCTGGGAGGCGATGGTTCGGCTCTGGCTGCCGCTCGGCACCTCTCGACGGTCGATGTGCCGATCTTGGCGGTCAACGTCGGCGGCCACCTGGGCTTTTTGACCCAGCCGCCGGAGGTGCTGACGCCGCCTTTTTGGGAGCGGTTGCTCGCAGGTGACTACGAGATCGAAAAGCGAATGATGTTGCAGTCGCAGCTCACCGGTGCGGCTCCACTGCCGGAGTGGCAACCGTTTTTTTGCCTCAACGAATTTTGCCTCAAGATCGCAGGCGAGAGTCGTCTCACCAGCATCATCCTTGAGCTTGCGATCAACGGCGAAGTGGTCGATCAGGTCCACGGCGACGGCCTGCTCATCTCAACCCCGACTGGCACCACCTCCTACACCGTGGCGGCAAACGGCCCGATCGTCGCTCCTTCGCTGGAGGCGATTACGATCACGGCCATCTGCCCGCTCTCGTTGTCGAGCCGCCCGGTCGTCCTACCGGCTACCGGGATCATCGAAGTTGCCCCCCTCTACGACCCGGACCTTAACATCAAGCTCTGGAGCGACGGCACCCTCGCTGCAGCCATCCATCCCTGCCAGACGGTGCGCATCGAAGCGGCCCGCCATCCGGCGCGTCTTGTCATCCTTGAGGAGCGCCACTCCTACTTCCGCACCCTGCGCGAAAAGCTCAAGTGGGCCGGTACGCGCATTCAGGCTGAGCGCGATCCTGGTTGCCGTATTGCACAAAGCTCGTACAACCAGAATCATCAGCTCGACAGTGAGCCACCCCGATCAGGAAGTTTTTGA
- a CDS encoding MFS transporter, with amino-acid sequence MRLSIWPYLLGVFGYTVADAFLQTWLTIFFVPPVERGAGLVDPQSFGNAFLAARVLEAVANPLVGFWAARSGRPWLFLALGAIVFGGVGMGLFWLPEFIQTGGGIGVWLFGLLPLMTVGQACFIVPYLGLIPTMAESPGKQVSLTNTQALLILVAVLVGQVLSGIALKYLGGRLPVTALFFVGGAVAVMVLCALSVRQLPTVAAGGLALKEMGTILLGNRGFRALVAMLFVFWLGFSMVRTGATYFVTVLLGQPKEAAATYLGILFATTLLSVLAARVLTPKLGKRQIMLVALVLFACLLPLLATIGQSVGGLSPTGWASLIFAALGLPLGILSAVQNPLVAEQAEQDSLPSGQGRAALFFGLQGFLIKVSYGLAAAQFGWLQATFGYTPAHPLGIQLVGPVAGMLALAAAGAFAFYPSGLDTLQPAKK; translated from the coding sequence GTGCGTTTATCGATCTGGCCCTACCTGCTGGGGGTCTTCGGCTACACGGTGGCCGACGCTTTTTTGCAGACGTGGCTGACAATCTTCTTCGTGCCGCCGGTGGAGCGGGGCGCGGGGCTCGTCGATCCCCAGAGTTTTGGCAATGCCTTTTTGGCCGCACGGGTATTGGAGGCGGTGGCCAATCCGCTGGTCGGTTTTTGGGCAGCGCGATCAGGGCGGCCCTGGCTTTTTCTGGCGCTCGGGGCGATTGTCTTCGGCGGTGTGGGTATGGGTTTATTCTGGCTTCCCGAATTTATTCAGACAGGCGGGGGGATCGGCGTCTGGCTTTTTGGTCTGCTGCCTTTGATGACCGTGGGCCAGGCGTGCTTTATCGTGCCCTACCTGGGCCTCATCCCGACTATGGCCGAGAGCCCCGGCAAGCAGGTCAGCCTCACCAACACCCAGGCGCTGTTGATTCTGGTGGCGGTACTGGTGGGTCAGGTGCTCTCCGGCATCGCCCTCAAGTACCTGGGAGGCCGCCTGCCGGTGACGGCCCTGTTCTTTGTCGGTGGCGCAGTCGCTGTCATGGTGCTCTGTGCCCTTTCGGTGCGGCAATTGCCGACGGTGGCAGCGGGGGGACTGGCCTTAAAAGAAATGGGGACGATCCTGCTGGGCAACCGGGGCTTCCGGGCTCTGGTGGCGATGTTGTTTGTTTTCTGGCTGGGCTTTTCGATGGTGCGCACGGGAGCGACGTACTTTGTCACCGTTCTACTGGGCCAGCCGAAGGAGGCGGCAGCAACCTATCTGGGCATCTTGTTTGCGACGACGCTCCTCTCTGTGCTCGCTGCCCGCGTCCTCACGCCGAAGCTGGGCAAACGGCAGATCATGCTCGTGGCGCTCGTCCTGTTTGCCTGTCTATTGCCGCTGCTGGCGACGATTGGCCAGTCGGTGGGCGGGCTTTCTCCCACGGGCTGGGCCTCGCTCATCTTTGCCGCCCTCGGTTTACCCCTGGGCATCTTGAGTGCCGTTCAAAATCCGCTGGTGGCCGAGCAGGCCGAGCAGGACAGCCTGCCCAGCGGCCAGGGGCGGGCCGCTCTGTTCTTTGGCCTGCAGGGTTTTTTGATCAAGGTGAGCTACGGCCTGGCGGCAGCCCAGTTCGGCTGGCTGCAGGCCACCTTCGGCTATACCCCGGCCCATCCCCTCGGCATCCAGTTGGTCGGGCCCGTGGCAGGAATGCTGGCCCTGGCCGCTGCCGGAGCCTTTGCCTTTTACCCCAGCGGTCTGGATACGCTTCAACCAGCAAAAAAGTAG
- a CDS encoding glycosyltransferase family 4 protein, which produces MVRAHLCINLAFLPEKPTGLGTYALNLLAHLDWGDLVTLFSPRAVEPYPCCAVPAFLASDGGRWGHLARLGWQQTRLPALYRALKADLLFSPLPESPLSAQCRSVVTVHDLIPLRFPGPFPSLLTRYFQYYVPRVLERAEHILCDSKATASDIIRFYGISAHKITPIALAHDAAHFYPRGLDQGNYFLYVGRQDRHKNLARMIEAFARLRADDYEFWIAGPQDLRQRPPLVAQIDRLGLQRRVRFLDYVPYAQLPALVESAQALLFPTLWEGFGLPVLEAMACGTPVITSNLASLTEIATGAALLVDPYRVEAIADAMQRILTEPGLRTELRERGLVRATQFSWEHTAWQTGELLARFV; this is translated from the coding sequence ATGGTCAGGGCGCATCTTTGCATCAACCTGGCCTTTTTGCCCGAGAAACCGACAGGTCTTGGCACCTACGCCCTCAATCTGCTCGCTCACCTCGACTGGGGCGATCTGGTGACGCTGTTTTCGCCCCGAGCGGTCGAGCCATATCCCTGCTGTGCCGTACCGGCCTTTCTCGCCTCCGATGGCGGGCGCTGGGGGCATCTGGCGCGCCTGGGCTGGCAGCAGACCCGCCTGCCGGCGCTCTACCGGGCTCTCAAAGCCGATCTGCTCTTCTCACCGCTGCCAGAAAGTCCCCTCAGTGCCCAGTGCCGCTCGGTGGTCACCGTCCACGATCTCATCCCGCTGCGTTTTCCAGGGCCGTTCCCGTCTCTGCTGACGCGCTACTTCCAGTACTACGTGCCACGCGTGCTGGAGCGCGCCGAGCATATCCTGTGCGACTCAAAGGCGACTGCCAGCGACATCATCCGCTTCTACGGCATCTCTGCCCACAAGATCACGCCGATCGCACTGGCCCACGACGCGGCGCACTTTTATCCCCGTGGGCTGGATCAGGGCAACTATTTTCTTTACGTGGGCCGCCAGGACCGCCACAAAAATCTGGCGCGCATGATCGAGGCGTTCGCCCGTCTGCGGGCAGACGACTACGAATTCTGGATCGCAGGCCCCCAGGATCTGCGCCAAAGACCGCCCCTGGTGGCCCAGATCGATCGATTGGGCCTCCAGAGGCGCGTTCGCTTTCTCGATTACGTTCCTTACGCCCAGCTGCCGGCCCTGGTCGAATCCGCCCAGGCGCTGCTTTTCCCGACCCTCTGGGAAGGGTTCGGGCTACCGGTCCTGGAGGCGATGGCCTGCGGCACACCGGTGATCACCTCGAATCTTGCTTCGCTGACCGAGATTGCCACCGGTGCCGCCCTGCTGGTCGATCCCTACCGGGTGGAGGCGATTGCCGACGCGATGCAGCGCATTTTGACTGAACCCGGCCTGCGCACCGAACTGCGCGAGCGGGGTCTGGTGCGCGCTACTCAGTTTAGCTGGGAGCACACCGCCTGGCAGACCGGCGAATTGCTCGCCCGCTTTGTCTAA
- a CDS encoding adenosylcobalamin-dependent ribonucleoside-diphosphate reductase, which translates to MVLSEAQKAVLQKYLVADEHSWEEVCRRVSRFVASAEKTPELQREWEQKFYSVLAPMKMIPGGSILANSDHGTHGLLNCFVLSAEDNIQDIAKLVTDAILTTKFRGGVGINIGAEGQKGYIRPKGFPFADGKALGPCAVLDMISETSKKITTGNKSRRGAFMFSMHWKHPDVQEFVQAKTQSVMDAQAARQLLEQMAELVVDRSLSDEQKNARLAQIRSELGTAWKETHLSPQGTRDRRWHNANISVQVDDEFFERLDAGDPAVVELWDKIAEFAHDTADPGLLLSDNARRRSPLRNFITTTNPCGEIWLPPNSACNLGSIVISRFVYHTEQGAQLDWDDLGRTIEISTRFLDDVLDVAEFATPAQKHNVRQVFRQLGLGIMGWADWLKVRRIPYDSQLHLQEIDRVGRFIAERAYRASEALAAEKGTCGIWDAIKDVRTGNPFERWTDAAGNFYSGDEAARVNLPLTQMPRRNSTVLSIAPTGSIAQLAACSWAFEPDFGLTIWKQVYVDASRSQQNWVQILSPYVEDLHLSEADRDLVLKTGSLQGTAFALAQPEEAAAFKISREIPWQWHVLAQGRWQQWVDSSISKTINCSGETTVEEIKEMYRFAERNGLKGITVYREGTLESEPVKIGAIEDDKPAIILPTQISNNGNGNGNDPMLPRPFLAGDVRPAMLDEEVSQAASLIGIHYDDGPMYLSEQAPIDDWTSSEFKGGCGGGVLHYQIWRRENGRRLLVVRSDSYSQCFIKN; encoded by the coding sequence ATGGTGCTTTCGGAAGCCCAGAAGGCGGTGCTTCAAAAGTATCTCGTCGCGGACGAGCACAGCTGGGAAGAGGTCTGTCGGCGCGTCTCGCGCTTTGTGGCCAGTGCAGAGAAAACGCCTGAGCTGCAGCGCGAGTGGGAGCAAAAGTTTTACTCGGTCCTGGCACCGATGAAGATGATTCCGGGCGGCTCGATCCTGGCCAACTCCGATCATGGCACCCACGGCCTGCTCAACTGCTTCGTGCTCTCCGCCGAGGACAACATTCAAGACATCGCCAAACTGGTCACCGACGCCATCCTCACCACCAAGTTCAGGGGCGGCGTCGGCATCAACATCGGTGCAGAAGGCCAAAAAGGCTATATTCGTCCCAAGGGCTTCCCCTTCGCCGATGGCAAGGCGCTCGGGCCGTGCGCCGTTCTGGACATGATTTCCGAGACTTCCAAGAAGATCACTACCGGAAATAAAAGTCGCAGAGGTGCATTTATGTTCTCAATGCACTGGAAGCATCCGGACGTGCAGGAATTTGTTCAGGCAAAGACCCAGTCGGTAATGGACGCCCAGGCCGCCCGCCAGTTACTCGAACAGATGGCGGAGCTGGTGGTCGATAGGAGCCTGAGCGACGAGCAAAAAAATGCCCGGCTCGCTCAGATTCGATCCGAACTCGGCACCGCCTGGAAAGAAACCCACCTCTCGCCCCAGGGCACGCGGGACCGGCGCTGGCACAACGCCAATATCTCCGTGCAGGTGGACGACGAATTTTTTGAGCGGCTCGATGCGGGCGATCCAGCGGTCGTCGAACTGTGGGACAAAATTGCCGAATTTGCCCACGACACCGCCGATCCGGGTCTCCTGCTAAGTGACAACGCCAGGCGGCGCTCGCCGCTAAGAAATTTCATTACAACTACCAATCCTTGCGGCGAAATTTGGCTCCCTCCGAACTCTGCCTGCAACCTCGGTTCGATTGTGATCTCTCGATTTGTGTATCACACCGAGCAGGGCGCACAGCTCGACTGGGACGATCTGGGCCGGACGATCGAGATTTCGACGCGCTTTCTCGACGACGTGCTCGATGTCGCCGAATTTGCCACCCCGGCCCAGAAGCACAACGTCCGTCAGGTCTTTCGCCAGCTGGGCCTGGGGATCATGGGTTGGGCGGACTGGCTGAAGGTGCGCCGCATTCCCTACGACTCGCAGCTGCACCTGCAGGAGATCGACCGTGTGGGCCGATTTATTGCCGAGCGGGCCTACCGCGCCTCCGAGGCACTGGCAGCCGAGAAGGGTACCTGCGGCATCTGGGATGCGATCAAGGACGTGCGCACCGGCAATCCCTTCGAGCGCTGGACCGACGCTGCGGGCAACTTTTACAGCGGCGATGAGGCAGCAAGGGTAAACCTGCCGCTCACCCAAATGCCCCGGCGCAACTCGACGGTTCTGTCGATCGCTCCTACCGGTTCGATTGCCCAACTGGCGGCCTGCTCCTGGGCCTTCGAGCCCGACTTTGGCCTCACCATCTGGAAGCAGGTCTACGTCGATGCTTCGCGCTCCCAGCAAAATTGGGTACAGATTCTCAGCCCCTACGTCGAGGATTTGCATCTGAGCGAAGCCGATCGCGATCTGGTGCTCAAGACCGGCTCCCTGCAGGGGACAGCCTTTGCTCTTGCCCAGCCGGAGGAAGCAGCGGCCTTCAAGATCTCGCGCGAGATTCCCTGGCAGTGGCACGTACTGGCCCAGGGCCGCTGGCAGCAGTGGGTCGATTCGTCGATCTCAAAGACGATCAACTGCAGCGGCGAGACCACCGTCGAAGAGATCAAGGAGATGTACCGCTTTGCTGAGCGCAACGGCCTCAAGGGGATCACCGTCTACCGCGAAGGCACCCTCGAATCGGAACCGGTCAAGATCGGGGCGATCGAGGATGACAAACCGGCGATCATCCTGCCCACCCAGATAAGCAACAACGGCAACGGCAACGGCAACGACCCGATGCTGCCCCGGCCCTTCCTGGCGGGCGATGTCAGGCCGGCGATGCTCGACGAGGAGGTGTCCCAGGCGGCTTCGCTCATCGGCATTCACTACGATGACGGGCCGATGTACCTGAGCGAGCAAGCGCCGATCGATGACTGGACCAGCAGCGAGTTCAAGGGCGGCTGCGGCGGCGGTGTGCTGCACTACCAGATCTGGAGGCGCGAGAACGGTCGCAGGCTGCTGGTGGTGCGCAGCGACTCCTACTCCCAGTGCTTCATCAAAAATTGA
- a CDS encoding sterol desaturase family protein, translating to MLQAIALAWLLLVIGDGVSTFCYHVPEHVLGRLHVQVHHAPRKNFRHYAVLSGKPVVMLDGILGALPYLLVAAVFWPLSGPGVLLGLAFGQFHVWWRHTTALGWQTPRAIAKLCGWLGITTPEQHWQHHCNSYTAYGDIFTFFDAPARLWLRQLRRWRLNRRRYFFAG from the coding sequence ATGCTCCAAGCGATCGCGTTGGCCTGGTTGTTGCTGGTTATCGGTGATGGCGTTTCTACTTTCTGCTATCACGTTCCTGAACACGTCCTCGGTCGATTGCACGTCCAGGTCCACCACGCCCCGCGCAAAAACTTTCGCCACTACGCGGTGCTATCTGGAAAACCGGTGGTAATGCTCGACGGCATTCTCGGGGCATTGCCCTACCTGCTGGTGGCGGCAGTGTTCTGGCCGCTGAGCGGGCCGGGGGTGCTTCTGGGTCTGGCCTTCGGGCAATTTCACGTCTGGTGGCGGCATACGACGGCCCTGGGCTGGCAGACGCCCAGAGCAATTGCAAAGCTGTGCGGCTGGCTTGGGATCACCACACCCGAGCAGCACTGGCAGCACCACTGCAACAGCTATACGGCCTACGGCGACATCTTTACCTTCTTTGACGCTCCCGCTCGCCTCTGGCTGAGGCAACTGCGGCGCTGGCGGCTCAACCGACGGCGCTACTTTTTTGCTGGTTGA
- a CDS encoding PCP reductase family protein: MDELRWTPQALVKLRNIPFFVRSQARLRIEELARASGADLVTVELVQQARLEFGQ; encoded by the coding sequence ATGGACGAGCTGCGCTGGACGCCGCAGGCACTTGTCAAGCTGCGGAACATTCCTTTTTTCGTCCGCTCCCAGGCCCGTCTGCGCATCGAGGAATTGGCCCGTGCCAGCGGGGCGGACCTCGTCACCGTCGAACTGGTCCAGCAAGCCCGTTTGGAGTTTGGTCAGTAA